The proteins below come from a single Anguilla rostrata isolate EN2019 chromosome 3, ASM1855537v3, whole genome shotgun sequence genomic window:
- the LOC135249938 gene encoding uncharacterized protein LOC135249938 isoform X2: protein MPPLCAVLVLFSKVYGLFGENVVQPDGLVTAQLGETVMLRCFFRDVRDAPNFSWLKQPLGQKPQLLARIWSYESETTFYSEFKNSKRFSAKAAKGSFNLTVSRVEPSDSATYYCSITSFKEISFGDGTTLMVMDGLFGENVVQPEALVTAQLGETVMLPCFFPVQVEPSFSWFKQPIGQKPQLLARIRNYESDPTFYNEFKNSRRFSAKAAKGSFNLTVSRVDSFDSATYYCAITQFRKISFGDGTTLMVMDGLFGENVLQPDGLVTAQLGETVMLPCFFTVQVASNFSWYKQPLGEKPQLLARIWSYESDPTFYNEFKNSKRFSAKAAKGSFNLTVSQVELSDSATYYCAITPYKENSFGDGTTLMVTGSESHSRAVVLQQPESESVQPGDSVTLQCTVHTETCAGEHSVYWFRQGSGESRPGIISTHGTRGDECQRSSGAVSPTQSCVYNFPKRNLSPSDAGTYYCAVATCGEILFGNVTKLDFEGNKHLPLYCLAGGLTLSVILNVVLALKWRKSSEICKGSTSNNQVSREDLSSKQCQDETMNYAALTFITKKPKVRRNKREVERETVYSDIIFRERE from the exons Atgccaccactctgtgctgttcttgtgcttttcagcaaagtct ATGGCCTATTTGGGGAGAATGTTGTGCAGCCTGACGGTCTGGTGACAGCTCAGCTTGGAGAAACTGTGATGCTCCGGTGTTTTTTTAGAGATGTGCGAGATGCGCCCAATTTCAGCTGGTTAAAGCAGCCTCTTGGACAGAAGCCTCAGCTATTAGCAAGGATATGGAGCTATGAATCAGAAACTACATTTTACAGTgagtttaaaaacagtaaacgCTTCAGTGCTAAAGCAGCGAAGGGGAGCTTTAACCTGACTGTGTCACGAGTAGAGCCGTCTGACTCAGCCACATACTACTGCAGTATTACAAGCTTCAAAGAGATCAGCTTTGGAGATGGAACCACTTTAATGGTGATGG ATGGCCTATTTGGGGAGAATGTTGTTCAGCCTGAAGCGCTGGTGACAGCTCAGCTTGGAGAAACTGTGATGCTCCcgtgtttttttcctgtgcaaGTTGAGCCCAGTTTcagctggtttaagcagcctaTTGGACAGAAGCCTCAGCTATTAGCAAGGATACGGAACTATGAATCAGATCCCACATTTTACAATGAGTTTAAAAACAGTAGACGCTTCAGTGCTAAAGCAGCGAAGGGGAGCTTTAACCTGACTGTGTCACGAGTAGATTCGTTTGATTCTGCAACATACTACTGCGCTATTACACAGTTCAGAAAGATCAGCTTTGGAGATGGAACTACTTTAATGGTGATGG ATGGCCTATTTGGGGAGAATGTTCTTCAGCCTGACGGTCTGGTGACAGCTCAGCTTGGAGAAACTGTGATGCTCCCGTGTTTCTTTACTGTGCAAGTTGCATCCAATTTCAGCTGGTATAAGCAGCCTCTTGGAGAGAAGCCTCAGCTGTTAGCAAGGATATGGAGCTATGAATCAGATCCCACATTTTACAATgagtttaaaaacagtaaacgCTTCAGTGCTAAAGCAGCAAAGGGGAGCTTTAACCTGACTGTGTCACAAGTAGAGCTGTCGGATTCAGCCACATACTACTGCGCTATTACACCCTACAAAGAGAACAGCTTTGGAGATGGAACCACTTTAATGGTGACAG GTTCAGAGTCACACAGCAGGGCAGTAGTACTGCAGCAGCCCGAGTCTGAGTCAGTGCAGCCAggagactctgtgactctgcagtgtacagtacacactgagacctgtgcaggagaacacagtgtgtactggttCAGACAGGGCTCAGGAGAGTCCCGTCCAGGAATCATTTCCACCCATGGAACTAGGGGTGATGAGTGCCagaggagctctggggctgtgtctcccacacagagctgtgtctacaacttccccaagaggaacctcagcccctctgatgctgggacttactactgtgctgtggccacCTGTGGGGAGATCCTGTTTGGGAACGTGACCAAGCTGGACTTTGAGG ggaACAAACATCTTCCTCTTTATTGCTTGGCGGGAGGTTTGACGTTGAGTGTGATCCTAAATGTTGTCCTCGCtctgaaatggagaaaaagCAGTGAGATTTGCAAAG GGTCTACATCAAACAACCAAGTGTCCAGAGAAGacttgtcaagcaaacag tgtcAAGATGAAACAATGAATTACGCTGCTTTGACTTTCATCACCAAGAAACCCAAAGTGAGGAGGAACAAGAGGGAAGTGGAGAGAGAAACGGTTTACTCAGATATAATATTTAGAGAACGCGAGTGA
- the LOC135249938 gene encoding uncharacterized protein LOC135249938 isoform X6, with protein sequence MPPLCAVLVLFSKVYGLFGENVVQPDGLVTAQLGETVMLRCFFRDVRDAPNFSWLKQPLGQKPQLLARIWSYESETTFYSEFKNSKRFSAKAAKGSFNLTVSRVEPSDSATYYCSITSFKEISFGDGTTLMVMDGLFGENVVQPEALVTAQLGETVMLPCFFPVQVEPSFSWFKQPIGQKPQLLARIRNYESDPTFYNEFKNSRRFSAKAAKGSFNLTVSRVDSFDSATYYCAITQFRKISFGDGTTLMVMDGLFGENVLQPDGLVTAQLGETVMLPCFFTVQVASNFSWYKQPLGEKPQLLARIWSYESDPTFYNEFKNSKRFSAKAAKGSFNLTVSQVELSDSATYYCAITPYKENSFGDGTTLMVTGSESHSRAVVLQQPESESVQPGDSVTLQCTVHTETCAGEHSVYWFRQGSGESRPGIISTHGTRGDECQRSSGAVSPTQSCVYNFPKRNLSPSDAGTYYCAVATCGEILFGNVTKLDFEGNKHLPLYCLAGGLTLSVILNVVLALKWRKSSEICKGKREGLHQTTKCPEKTCQANSVKMKQ encoded by the exons Atgccaccactctgtgctgttcttgtgcttttcagcaaagtct ATGGCCTATTTGGGGAGAATGTTGTGCAGCCTGACGGTCTGGTGACAGCTCAGCTTGGAGAAACTGTGATGCTCCGGTGTTTTTTTAGAGATGTGCGAGATGCGCCCAATTTCAGCTGGTTAAAGCAGCCTCTTGGACAGAAGCCTCAGCTATTAGCAAGGATATGGAGCTATGAATCAGAAACTACATTTTACAGTgagtttaaaaacagtaaacgCTTCAGTGCTAAAGCAGCGAAGGGGAGCTTTAACCTGACTGTGTCACGAGTAGAGCCGTCTGACTCAGCCACATACTACTGCAGTATTACAAGCTTCAAAGAGATCAGCTTTGGAGATGGAACCACTTTAATGGTGATGG ATGGCCTATTTGGGGAGAATGTTGTTCAGCCTGAAGCGCTGGTGACAGCTCAGCTTGGAGAAACTGTGATGCTCCcgtgtttttttcctgtgcaaGTTGAGCCCAGTTTcagctggtttaagcagcctaTTGGACAGAAGCCTCAGCTATTAGCAAGGATACGGAACTATGAATCAGATCCCACATTTTACAATGAGTTTAAAAACAGTAGACGCTTCAGTGCTAAAGCAGCGAAGGGGAGCTTTAACCTGACTGTGTCACGAGTAGATTCGTTTGATTCTGCAACATACTACTGCGCTATTACACAGTTCAGAAAGATCAGCTTTGGAGATGGAACTACTTTAATGGTGATGG ATGGCCTATTTGGGGAGAATGTTCTTCAGCCTGACGGTCTGGTGACAGCTCAGCTTGGAGAAACTGTGATGCTCCCGTGTTTCTTTACTGTGCAAGTTGCATCCAATTTCAGCTGGTATAAGCAGCCTCTTGGAGAGAAGCCTCAGCTGTTAGCAAGGATATGGAGCTATGAATCAGATCCCACATTTTACAATgagtttaaaaacagtaaacgCTTCAGTGCTAAAGCAGCAAAGGGGAGCTTTAACCTGACTGTGTCACAAGTAGAGCTGTCGGATTCAGCCACATACTACTGCGCTATTACACCCTACAAAGAGAACAGCTTTGGAGATGGAACCACTTTAATGGTGACAG GTTCAGAGTCACACAGCAGGGCAGTAGTACTGCAGCAGCCCGAGTCTGAGTCAGTGCAGCCAggagactctgtgactctgcagtgtacagtacacactgagacctgtgcaggagaacacagtgtgtactggttCAGACAGGGCTCAGGAGAGTCCCGTCCAGGAATCATTTCCACCCATGGAACTAGGGGTGATGAGTGCCagaggagctctggggctgtgtctcccacacagagctgtgtctacaacttccccaagaggaacctcagcccctctgatgctgggacttactactgtgctgtggccacCTGTGGGGAGATCCTGTTTGGGAACGTGACCAAGCTGGACTTTGAGG ggaACAAACATCTTCCTCTTTATTGCTTGGCGGGAGGTTTGACGTTGAGTGTGATCCTAAATGTTGTCCTCGCtctgaaatggagaaaaagCAGTGAGATTTGCAAAGGTAAGAGAGAG GGTCTACATCAAACAACCAAGTGTCCAGAGAAGacttgtcaagcaaacag tgtcAAGATGAAACAATGA
- the LOC135249938 gene encoding uncharacterized protein LOC135249938 isoform X7, which produces MPPLCAVLVLFSKVYGLFGENVVQPDGLVTAQLGETVMLRCFFRDVRDAPNFSWLKQPLGQKPQLLARIWSYESETTFYSEFKNSKRFSAKAAKGSFNLTVSRVEPSDSATYYCSITSFKEISFGDGTTLMVMDGLFGENVVQPEALVTAQLGETVMLPCFFPVQVEPSFSWFKQPIGQKPQLLARIRNYESDPTFYNEFKNSRRFSAKAAKGSFNLTVSRVDSFDSATYYCAITQFRKISFGDGTTLMVMDGLFGENVLQPDGLVTAQLGETVMLPCFFTVQVASNFSWYKQPLGEKPQLLARIWSYESDPTFYNEFKNSKRFSAKAAKGSFNLTVSQVELSDSATYYCAITPYKENSFGDGTTLMVTGSESHNRTVVLQQPESESVQPGDSATLQCTVHTETCAGEHSVYWFRKGSGESPPGIIYTHGTRGDECQRSSGAVSPSQSCVYNFPKRNLSPSDAGTYYCAVATCGEILFGNVTKLEGKQNNCSHSQ; this is translated from the exons Atgccaccactctgtgctgttcttgtgcttttcagcaaagtct ATGGCCTATTTGGGGAGAATGTTGTGCAGCCTGACGGTCTGGTGACAGCTCAGCTTGGAGAAACTGTGATGCTCCGGTGTTTTTTTAGAGATGTGCGAGATGCGCCCAATTTCAGCTGGTTAAAGCAGCCTCTTGGACAGAAGCCTCAGCTATTAGCAAGGATATGGAGCTATGAATCAGAAACTACATTTTACAGTgagtttaaaaacagtaaacgCTTCAGTGCTAAAGCAGCGAAGGGGAGCTTTAACCTGACTGTGTCACGAGTAGAGCCGTCTGACTCAGCCACATACTACTGCAGTATTACAAGCTTCAAAGAGATCAGCTTTGGAGATGGAACCACTTTAATGGTGATGG ATGGCCTATTTGGGGAGAATGTTGTTCAGCCTGAAGCGCTGGTGACAGCTCAGCTTGGAGAAACTGTGATGCTCCcgtgtttttttcctgtgcaaGTTGAGCCCAGTTTcagctggtttaagcagcctaTTGGACAGAAGCCTCAGCTATTAGCAAGGATACGGAACTATGAATCAGATCCCACATTTTACAATGAGTTTAAAAACAGTAGACGCTTCAGTGCTAAAGCAGCGAAGGGGAGCTTTAACCTGACTGTGTCACGAGTAGATTCGTTTGATTCTGCAACATACTACTGCGCTATTACACAGTTCAGAAAGATCAGCTTTGGAGATGGAACTACTTTAATGGTGATGG ATGGCCTATTTGGGGAGAATGTTCTTCAGCCTGACGGTCTGGTGACAGCTCAGCTTGGAGAAACTGTGATGCTCCCGTGTTTCTTTACTGTGCAAGTTGCATCCAATTTCAGCTGGTATAAGCAGCCTCTTGGAGAGAAGCCTCAGCTGTTAGCAAGGATATGGAGCTATGAATCAGATCCCACATTTTACAATgagtttaaaaacagtaaacgCTTCAGTGCTAAAGCAGCAAAGGGGAGCTTTAACCTGACTGTGTCACAAGTAGAGCTGTCGGATTCAGCCACATACTACTGCGCTATTACACCCTACAAAGAGAACAGCTTTGGAGATGGAACCACTTTAATGGTGACAG GTTCAGAGTCACACAACAGGACAGTAGTACTGCAGCAGCCCGAGTCTGAGTCAGTGCAGCCAGGAGACTCTGCaactctgcagtgtacagtacacactgagacctgtgcaggagaacacagtgtgtactggttCAGAAAGGGCTCAGGAGAGTCCCCTCCAGGAATTATTTACACCCATGGAACCAGGGGTGATGAGTGCCagaggagctctggggctgtgtctccctcacagagctgtgtctacaacttccccaagaggaacctcagcccctctgatgctgggacttactactgtgctgtggccacCTGTGGAGAGATCCTGTTTGGGAACGTGACCAAGCTGGAGGGTAAGCAAAATAATTGCTCACATAGTCAGTGA
- the LOC135249938 gene encoding uncharacterized protein LOC135249938 isoform X4, translating into MKALCVTLLLLSEAYGLLGKNVDQPYALVRAQLGDTVTLPCFHAKDFVSCASWFKQSLGEKPQIVAITMNPESDAIFFNEFKDSTRLSAKAAKGSFNLTVSRVELLDSATYYCSITHFNEISFGDGATLMVTDGLFGENVVQPEALVTAQLGETVMLPCFFPVQVEPSFSWFKQPIGQKPQLLARIRNYESDPTFYNEFKNSRRFSAKAAKGSFNLTVSRVDSFDSATYYCAITQFRKISFGDGTTLMVMDGLFGENVLQPDGLVTAQLGETVMLPCFFTVQVASNFSWYKQPLGEKPQLLARIWSYESDPTFYNEFKNSKRFSAKAAKGSFNLTVSQVELSDSATYYCAITPYKENSFGDGTTLMVTGSESHSRAVVLQQPESESVQPGDSVTLQCTVHTETCAGEHSVYWFRQGSGESRPGIISTHGTRGDECQRSSGAVSPTQSCVYNFPKRNLSPSDAGTYYCAVATCGEILFGNVTKLDFEGNKHLPLYCLAGGLTLSVILNVVLALKWRKSSEICKGSTSNNQVSREDLSSKQCQDEAMNYAALTFTTKKPNVRRNKREVEKETVYSDMRFRDRE; encoded by the exons ATGAAGGCTCTCTGCGTaacccttctcctcctctccgaaGCGT ATGGTCTGCTTGGGAAGAATGTTGATCAGCCTTACGCGCTGGTGAGAGCTCAGCTTGgagacactgtgactctccCATGTTTCCATGCTAAAGATTTTGTGTCCTGTGCCAGCTGGTTTAAGCAGAGTCTTGGAGAGAAGCCCCAGATTGTAGCAATAACAATGAACCCTGAATCAGATGCTATATTTTTCAATGAGTTTAAAGACAGCACGCGCCTCAGTGCTAAAGCAGCGAAGGGGAGCTTTAACCTGACTGTGTCACGAGTAGAGCTGTTGGATTCAGCAACATACTACTGCAGTATTACGCACTTCAATGAGATCAGCTTTGGAGATGGAGCTACTTTAATGGTGACGG ATGGCCTATTTGGGGAGAATGTTGTTCAGCCTGAAGCGCTGGTGACAGCTCAGCTTGGAGAAACTGTGATGCTCCcgtgtttttttcctgtgcaaGTTGAGCCCAGTTTcagctggtttaagcagcctaTTGGACAGAAGCCTCAGCTATTAGCAAGGATACGGAACTATGAATCAGATCCCACATTTTACAATGAGTTTAAAAACAGTAGACGCTTCAGTGCTAAAGCAGCGAAGGGGAGCTTTAACCTGACTGTGTCACGAGTAGATTCGTTTGATTCTGCAACATACTACTGCGCTATTACACAGTTCAGAAAGATCAGCTTTGGAGATGGAACTACTTTAATGGTGATGG ATGGCCTATTTGGGGAGAATGTTCTTCAGCCTGACGGTCTGGTGACAGCTCAGCTTGGAGAAACTGTGATGCTCCCGTGTTTCTTTACTGTGCAAGTTGCATCCAATTTCAGCTGGTATAAGCAGCCTCTTGGAGAGAAGCCTCAGCTGTTAGCAAGGATATGGAGCTATGAATCAGATCCCACATTTTACAATgagtttaaaaacagtaaacgCTTCAGTGCTAAAGCAGCAAAGGGGAGCTTTAACCTGACTGTGTCACAAGTAGAGCTGTCGGATTCAGCCACATACTACTGCGCTATTACACCCTACAAAGAGAACAGCTTTGGAGATGGAACCACTTTAATGGTGACAG GTTCAGAGTCACACAGCAGGGCAGTAGTACTGCAGCAGCCCGAGTCTGAGTCAGTGCAGCCAggagactctgtgactctgcagtgtacagtacacactgagacctgtgcaggagaacacagtgtgtactggttCAGACAGGGCTCAGGAGAGTCCCGTCCAGGAATCATTTCCACCCATGGAACTAGGGGTGATGAGTGCCagaggagctctggggctgtgtctcccacacagagctgtgtctacaacttccccaagaggaacctcagcccctctgatgctgggacttactactgtgctgtggccacCTGTGGGGAGATCCTGTTTGGGAACGTGACCAAGCTGGACTTTGAGG ggaACAAACATCTTCCTCTTTATTGCTTGGCGGGAGGTTTGACGTTGAGTGTGATCCTAAATGTTGTCCTCGCtctgaaatggagaaaaagCAGTGAGATTTGCAAAG GGTCTACATCAAACAACCAAGTGTCCAGAGAAGacttgtcaagcaaacag tgtcAAGATGAAGCAATGAATTACGCTGCTTTGACTTTCACCACCAAGAAACCCAATGTGAGGAGGAACAAGAGGGAAGTGGAGAAAGAAACGGTTTACTCAGATATGAGATTTAGAGACCGCGAGTGA
- the LOC135249938 gene encoding uncharacterized protein LOC135249938 isoform X1 — MPPLCAVLVLFSKVYGLFGENVVQPDGLVTAQLGETVMLRCFFRDVRDAPNFSWLKQPLGQKPQLLARIWSYESETTFYSEFKNSKRFSAKAAKGSFNLTVSRVEPSDSATYYCSITSFKEISFGDGTTLMVMDGLFGENVVQPEALVTAQLGETVMLPCFFPVQVEPSFSWFKQPIGQKPQLLARIRNYESDPTFYNEFKNSRRFSAKAAKGSFNLTVSRVDSFDSATYYCAITQFRKISFGDGTTLMVMDGLFGENVLQPDGLVTAQLGETVMLPCFFTVQVASNFSWYKQPLGEKPQLLARIWSYESDPTFYNEFKNSKRFSAKAAKGSFNLTVSQVELSDSATYYCAITPYKENSFGDGTTLMVTGSESHSRAVVLQQPESESVQPGDSVTLQCTVHTETCAGEHSVYWFRQGSGESRPGIISTHGTRGDECQRSSGAVSPTQSCVYNFPKRNLSPSDAGTYYCAVATCGEILFGNVTKLDFEGNKHLPLYCLAGGLTLSVILNVVLALKWRKSSEICKGSTSNNQVSREDLSSKQCQDEAMNYAALTFTTKKPNVRRNKREVEKETVYSDMRFRDRE; from the exons Atgccaccactctgtgctgttcttgtgcttttcagcaaagtct ATGGCCTATTTGGGGAGAATGTTGTGCAGCCTGACGGTCTGGTGACAGCTCAGCTTGGAGAAACTGTGATGCTCCGGTGTTTTTTTAGAGATGTGCGAGATGCGCCCAATTTCAGCTGGTTAAAGCAGCCTCTTGGACAGAAGCCTCAGCTATTAGCAAGGATATGGAGCTATGAATCAGAAACTACATTTTACAGTgagtttaaaaacagtaaacgCTTCAGTGCTAAAGCAGCGAAGGGGAGCTTTAACCTGACTGTGTCACGAGTAGAGCCGTCTGACTCAGCCACATACTACTGCAGTATTACAAGCTTCAAAGAGATCAGCTTTGGAGATGGAACCACTTTAATGGTGATGG ATGGCCTATTTGGGGAGAATGTTGTTCAGCCTGAAGCGCTGGTGACAGCTCAGCTTGGAGAAACTGTGATGCTCCcgtgtttttttcctgtgcaaGTTGAGCCCAGTTTcagctggtttaagcagcctaTTGGACAGAAGCCTCAGCTATTAGCAAGGATACGGAACTATGAATCAGATCCCACATTTTACAATGAGTTTAAAAACAGTAGACGCTTCAGTGCTAAAGCAGCGAAGGGGAGCTTTAACCTGACTGTGTCACGAGTAGATTCGTTTGATTCTGCAACATACTACTGCGCTATTACACAGTTCAGAAAGATCAGCTTTGGAGATGGAACTACTTTAATGGTGATGG ATGGCCTATTTGGGGAGAATGTTCTTCAGCCTGACGGTCTGGTGACAGCTCAGCTTGGAGAAACTGTGATGCTCCCGTGTTTCTTTACTGTGCAAGTTGCATCCAATTTCAGCTGGTATAAGCAGCCTCTTGGAGAGAAGCCTCAGCTGTTAGCAAGGATATGGAGCTATGAATCAGATCCCACATTTTACAATgagtttaaaaacagtaaacgCTTCAGTGCTAAAGCAGCAAAGGGGAGCTTTAACCTGACTGTGTCACAAGTAGAGCTGTCGGATTCAGCCACATACTACTGCGCTATTACACCCTACAAAGAGAACAGCTTTGGAGATGGAACCACTTTAATGGTGACAG GTTCAGAGTCACACAGCAGGGCAGTAGTACTGCAGCAGCCCGAGTCTGAGTCAGTGCAGCCAggagactctgtgactctgcagtgtacagtacacactgagacctgtgcaggagaacacagtgtgtactggttCAGACAGGGCTCAGGAGAGTCCCGTCCAGGAATCATTTCCACCCATGGAACTAGGGGTGATGAGTGCCagaggagctctggggctgtgtctcccacacagagctgtgtctacaacttccccaagaggaacctcagcccctctgatgctgggacttactactgtgctgtggccacCTGTGGGGAGATCCTGTTTGGGAACGTGACCAAGCTGGACTTTGAGG ggaACAAACATCTTCCTCTTTATTGCTTGGCGGGAGGTTTGACGTTGAGTGTGATCCTAAATGTTGTCCTCGCtctgaaatggagaaaaagCAGTGAGATTTGCAAAG GGTCTACATCAAACAACCAAGTGTCCAGAGAAGacttgtcaagcaaacag tgtcAAGATGAAGCAATGAATTACGCTGCTTTGACTTTCACCACCAAGAAACCCAATGTGAGGAGGAACAAGAGGGAAGTGGAGAAAGAAACGGTTTACTCAGATATGAGATTTAGAGACCGCGAGTGA
- the LOC135249938 gene encoding uncharacterized protein LOC135249938 isoform X5, protein MPPLCAVLVLFSKVYGLFGENVVQPDGLVTAQLGETVMLRCFFRDVRDAPNFSWLKQPLGQKPQLLARIWSYESETTFYSEFKNSKRFSAKAAKGSFNLTVSRVEPSDSATYYCSITSFKEISFGDGTTLMVMDGLFGENVVQPEALVTAQLGETVMLPCFFPVQVEPSFSWFKQPIGQKPQLLARIRNYESDPTFYNEFKNSRRFSAKAAKGSFNLTVSRVDSFDSATYYCAITQFRKISFGDGTTLMVMDGLFGENVLQPDGLVTAQLGETVMLPCFFTVQVASNFSWYKQPLGEKPQLLARIWSYESDPTFYNEFKNSKRFSAKAAKGSFNLTVSQVELSDSATYYCAITPYKENSFGDGTTLMVTGSESHSRAVVLQQPESESVQPGDSVTLQCTVHTETCAGEHSVYWFRQGSGESRPGIISTHGTRGDECQRSSGAVSPTQSCVYNFPKRNLSPSDAGTYYCAVATCGEILFGNVTKLDFEGNKHLPLYCLAGGLTLSVILNVVLALKWRKSSEICKGKREGLHQTTKCPEKTCQANSVKMKQ, encoded by the exons Atgccaccactctgtgctgttcttgtgcttttcagcaaagtct ATGGCCTATTTGGGGAGAATGTTGTGCAGCCTGACGGTCTGGTGACAGCTCAGCTTGGAGAAACTGTGATGCTCCGGTGTTTTTTTAGAGATGTGCGAGATGCGCCCAATTTCAGCTGGTTAAAGCAGCCTCTTGGACAGAAGCCTCAGCTATTAGCAAGGATATGGAGCTATGAATCAGAAACTACATTTTACAGTgagtttaaaaacagtaaacgCTTCAGTGCTAAAGCAGCGAAGGGGAGCTTTAACCTGACTGTGTCACGAGTAGAGCCGTCTGACTCAGCCACATACTACTGCAGTATTACAAGCTTCAAAGAGATCAGCTTTGGAGATGGAACCACTTTAATGGTGATGG ATGGCCTATTTGGGGAGAATGTTGTTCAGCCTGAAGCGCTGGTGACAGCTCAGCTTGGAGAAACTGTGATGCTCCcgtgtttttttcctgtgcaaGTTGAGCCCAGTTTcagctggtttaagcagcctaTTGGACAGAAGCCTCAGCTATTAGCAAGGATACGGAACTATGAATCAGATCCCACATTTTACAATGAGTTTAAAAACAGTAGACGCTTCAGTGCTAAAGCAGCGAAGGGGAGCTTTAACCTGACTGTGTCACGAGTAGATTCGTTTGATTCTGCAACATACTACTGCGCTATTACACAGTTCAGAAAGATCAGCTTTGGAGATGGAACTACTTTAATGGTGATGG ATGGCCTATTTGGGGAGAATGTTCTTCAGCCTGACGGTCTGGTGACAGCTCAGCTTGGAGAAACTGTGATGCTCCCGTGTTTCTTTACTGTGCAAGTTGCATCCAATTTCAGCTGGTATAAGCAGCCTCTTGGAGAGAAGCCTCAGCTGTTAGCAAGGATATGGAGCTATGAATCAGATCCCACATTTTACAATgagtttaaaaacagtaaacgCTTCAGTGCTAAAGCAGCAAAGGGGAGCTTTAACCTGACTGTGTCACAAGTAGAGCTGTCGGATTCAGCCACATACTACTGCGCTATTACACCCTACAAAGAGAACAGCTTTGGAGATGGAACCACTTTAATGGTGACAG GTTCAGAGTCACACAGCAGGGCAGTAGTACTGCAGCAGCCCGAGTCTGAGTCAGTGCAGCCAggagactctgtgactctgcagtgtacagtacacactgagacctgtgcaggagaacacagtgtgtactggttCAGACAGGGCTCAGGAGAGTCCCGTCCAGGAATCATTTCCACCCATGGAACTAGGGGTGATGAGTGCCagaggagctctggggctgtgtctcccacacagagctgtgtctacaacttccccaagaggaacctcagcccctctgatgctgggacttactactgtgctgtggccacCTGTGGGGAGATCCTGTTTGGGAACGTGACCAAGCTGGACTTTGAGG ggaACAAACATCTTCCTCTTTATTGCTTGGCGGGAGGTTTGACGTTGAGTGTGATCCTAAATGTTGTCCTCGCtctgaaatggagaaaaagCAGTGAGATTTGCAAAGGTAAGAGAGAG GGTCTACATCAAACAACCAAGTGTCCAGAGAAGacttgtcaagcaaacag tgtcAAGATGAAGCAATGA